From one Idiomarina sp. X4 genomic stretch:
- the glnA gene encoding glutamate--ammonia ligase gives MSADKIFDTIKENDVKFVDLRFTDTKGKEQHVTIPVSQIDDDFFEEGKMFDGSSIAGWKGINESDMVLMPDNDSAVLDPFTDEMTLNIRCDILEPETLQGYSRDPRSIAKRAEEFLRSSGIADEAYFGPEPEFFLFNDVRFRTDMSGSFYKIDADEAEWNSGREYSEGNMAHRPGVKGGYFPVPPVDSAHDIRGTMSLVMEDMGLVVEAHHHEVATAGQNEVATRFNTLTTKADELQIYKYVVHNVAHSYGMTATFMPKPLVGDNGSGMHVHMSLNKGGENLFAGDQYAGLSETALYYIGGIVKHARAINAFANASTNSYKRLVPGFEAPVMLAYSARNRSASIRIPLVSSAKARRIEVRFPDPSANPYLCFTALLMAGLDGIRNKIHPGDAMDKDLYNLPPEEAKDIPTVCHSLEMALEALDKDRDFLKQGGVMDDDMIDAYIGLKYNEVETLKKTTHPVEFDMYYSV, from the coding sequence ATGTCAGCTGATAAGATTTTCGATACCATTAAAGAAAACGACGTAAAATTCGTCGACCTACGCTTTACCGATACTAAGGGTAAAGAACAACACGTCACTATTCCGGTGTCGCAAATCGATGACGACTTCTTCGAAGAAGGTAAAATGTTTGACGGCTCGTCAATTGCAGGCTGGAAAGGCATTAACGAATCGGACATGGTGTTAATGCCTGACAATGATTCAGCCGTACTGGATCCGTTCACTGATGAAATGACGTTAAACATTCGTTGCGACATTTTAGAGCCTGAAACACTGCAAGGTTACAGCCGTGACCCACGCTCTATCGCCAAACGTGCGGAAGAGTTCCTGCGCAGTTCTGGCATTGCCGATGAAGCTTACTTTGGTCCGGAGCCAGAGTTTTTCCTTTTCAACGATGTTCGTTTCCGTACTGATATGAGCGGTTCGTTCTATAAAATTGATGCGGATGAAGCAGAGTGGAACTCAGGTCGTGAGTACTCGGAAGGCAACATGGCTCACCGTCCGGGCGTGAAAGGCGGTTACTTCCCGGTACCACCGGTCGACTCAGCTCACGACATTCGTGGCACCATGAGTTTGGTTATGGAAGACATGGGCTTAGTGGTTGAAGCGCACCACCATGAGGTGGCGACAGCTGGTCAGAACGAGGTAGCGACCCGTTTCAACACCTTAACAACCAAAGCCGACGAGCTGCAGATTTACAAATATGTTGTGCACAATGTTGCTCATTCTTATGGCATGACAGCCACCTTTATGCCTAAGCCTTTAGTGGGCGATAACGGCTCAGGTATGCACGTGCACATGTCACTGAATAAAGGCGGCGAAAACCTGTTCGCAGGTGACCAATATGCTGGCTTAAGCGAAACGGCGCTTTATTACATTGGCGGTATTGTGAAACACGCTCGTGCGATTAATGCCTTCGCTAACGCATCAACGAACTCTTATAAACGTTTGGTGCCAGGCTTTGAAGCACCGGTGATGCTGGCTTACTCAGCGCGTAACCGTTCTGCATCCATTCGCATTCCGTTGGTGTCGAGTGCTAAAGCGCGTCGTATTGAAGTGCGTTTCCCTGACCCAAGTGCGAACCCTTACCTGTGTTTCACTGCACTGCTTATGGCTGGTCTTGACGGTATTCGTAACAAGATTCACCCGGGTGATGCAATGGACAAGGATTTATACAACTTGCCGCCAGAAGAAGCGAAAGACATTCCAACCGTTTGTCATTCGTTAGAAATGGCGCTGGAAGCACTGGACAAAGACCGTGACTTCCTGAAGCAAGGCGGCGTCATGGACGATGACATGATCGACGCTTATATTGGTCTTAAATACAACGAAGTAGAGACATTGAAGAAAACTACCCACCCGGTAGAGTTCGATATGTACTACAGCGTTTAA
- the glnL gene encoding nitrogen regulation protein NR(II) — MNTNTLINQLLTGILVLDENFTIRYVNSAAESLLDHSAKRLLGEPFSTAFFQCSLASETIANCFQYEQRVLNTDVEFTLHSGHRITVDVCIQTIQDSGQTQLLMELRKADQLRRINQEDQQRNQLYATQHLLRGMAHEIKNPLGGLRGAAQLLARELNDDYLKEYTDLIISQSDRLRFLVDRLLGPMKPGKRGWVNIHEITERVAKTLSYEYGDTLTITRDYDPSLPDIMIVEESCEQVFLNIAQNAAQAMNGNGKLTVRTRVEHQQTLFGERYRQCAVVHFIDTGPGISDALRDTLFYPLVSGRAEGTGLGLSLAQTIVHQHKGKIEVNSEPGRTQFSVYLPYVSEGSGND; from the coding sequence GTGAACACAAATACTTTAATCAACCAGCTTCTGACCGGGATACTCGTTTTAGACGAGAATTTCACCATACGCTATGTCAATTCAGCAGCAGAATCGTTGCTTGATCACAGCGCTAAGCGACTGCTCGGCGAGCCCTTTTCGACGGCATTTTTTCAATGCTCGCTGGCCAGTGAGACCATTGCAAACTGCTTTCAATATGAGCAGCGAGTGTTAAATACCGATGTGGAATTCACCTTACATTCCGGGCATCGAATTACCGTTGATGTGTGCATTCAGACGATACAGGACAGCGGTCAAACGCAATTGCTGATGGAACTTCGTAAGGCGGATCAGTTGCGTCGCATTAATCAGGAAGACCAACAGCGTAACCAGCTGTATGCAACTCAGCATTTACTGCGTGGTATGGCGCATGAAATTAAAAACCCGTTAGGTGGATTGCGCGGCGCGGCACAGTTGCTTGCCCGTGAGTTAAATGATGACTACCTGAAAGAATACACGGACTTAATTATCAGTCAGTCTGACCGGCTACGGTTTTTGGTTGACCGTCTGTTAGGTCCGATGAAACCCGGTAAACGGGGGTGGGTAAATATTCATGAAATAACCGAGCGTGTCGCAAAGACCCTGTCTTATGAATATGGCGATACGCTAACGATCACGCGTGACTATGACCCATCGCTGCCGGACATCATGATTGTTGAAGAAAGCTGCGAACAGGTGTTTTTGAACATCGCACAAAATGCGGCGCAGGCAATGAATGGTAACGGGAAGCTGACGGTAAGAACGCGGGTCGAGCATCAGCAGACACTGTTCGGTGAGCGTTATCGGCAATGTGCCGTGGTGCATTTTATTGATACCGGCCCGGGTATTTCGGACGCATTGCGGGACACGCTATTTTATCCGTTAGTCAGTGGCCGGGCGGAAGGCACCGGGTTGGGGTTGTCGCTGGCGCAAACCATCGTGCATCAGCACAAAGGCAAAATTGAGGTGAACTCAGAACCTGGGCGCACTCAATTTTCTGTCTATTTACCTTATGTAAGTGAGGGCTCTGGGAATGACTGA
- the ntrC gene encoding nitrogen regulation protein NR(I), whose protein sequence is MTDASLWIIDDDDSIRWVLEKAFANSRYQVRAFSDSDSFFNALEQHQPSVVMTDIRMPGDDGLAVLEKLKENYPGMPVVVMTAHSDLDTTVKAFQGGAFEYLPKPFDIDEALTTVDRALRHLAENRQRSQQPKTAKVPEIIGDAPAMQDVFRAIGRLSSSSVSVLLTGETGTGKELVARALHKHSPRAEEPFIALNMAAIPADLIESELFGHERGAFTGADKKRIGRFQQANGGTLFLDEIGDMPLPVQTRLLRVLAEGQFYPVGAHQPVEVDVRVIAATHRSLETLVEKGLFRDDLYHRLNVIRLKLPPLRKRQNDIPTLAEHFLETASEELGVAVKKLSKDALSVLKAYEWPGNVRQLENTCRWLTVMAPGQRVGIDDLPDDIVHRENDKRERLKTPRERSESEPFDDWLGLLVGELKRLPDDSEAVLESYQKEFEKAALEHALNRFHGHKQKAALWLGWGRNTLTRKRKNLLK, encoded by the coding sequence ATGACTGACGCGAGTTTATGGATTATCGATGACGATGACTCCATTCGTTGGGTACTGGAAAAAGCGTTCGCAAACAGCCGTTATCAAGTGCGCGCGTTTTCCGACAGCGATTCGTTTTTTAACGCGCTTGAACAGCACCAACCCAGCGTCGTCATGACGGATATTCGCATGCCCGGCGATGACGGACTGGCTGTGCTGGAAAAACTAAAAGAGAACTACCCCGGTATGCCGGTCGTGGTCATGACGGCGCATTCTGACTTAGATACGACCGTCAAAGCCTTTCAGGGTGGGGCTTTTGAGTATTTACCGAAGCCATTTGATATTGATGAAGCGTTGACGACAGTAGACCGGGCTTTACGACACCTGGCTGAAAATAGACAACGTTCGCAGCAGCCGAAAACGGCCAAAGTGCCTGAAATTATTGGTGATGCACCGGCCATGCAGGATGTTTTCCGTGCCATTGGGCGACTGTCGTCATCGAGTGTGAGTGTATTGCTCACTGGTGAAACGGGTACAGGTAAAGAGTTAGTCGCTCGTGCACTACATAAGCACAGTCCGAGAGCTGAGGAGCCTTTCATTGCTCTGAATATGGCTGCTATTCCGGCTGATCTCATCGAGTCAGAACTGTTTGGGCATGAGCGTGGTGCTTTTACCGGGGCGGACAAAAAACGCATTGGTCGTTTTCAGCAAGCCAATGGCGGTACGCTGTTTTTGGATGAAATAGGCGATATGCCGTTGCCGGTCCAAACCCGGCTGCTGCGTGTATTAGCCGAAGGGCAGTTTTATCCGGTGGGGGCGCATCAACCGGTAGAGGTGGATGTTCGGGTTATTGCTGCGACACACCGGTCGCTGGAAACATTGGTGGAAAAGGGGCTGTTTCGAGACGACCTTTATCATCGCCTGAATGTGATTCGACTGAAGTTACCGCCGTTAAGAAAACGCCAGAATGATATTCCCACGTTAGCTGAACACTTTTTGGAAACTGCTTCCGAAGAACTTGGTGTTGCAGTGAAAAAACTGTCTAAAGACGCGTTAAGTGTTCTAAAAGCGTATGAGTGGCCGGGCAACGTGCGCCAACTTGAAAATACCTGTCGCTGGTTGACGGTTATGGCGCCGGGCCAGCGGGTGGGTATCGATGACTTACCGGATGATATTGTTCACCGGGAAAACGATAAAAGGGAGCGATTAAAAACTCCCCGCGAGCGCAGCGAAAGTGAACCTTTTGACGACTGGTTAGGTCTATTAGTCGGTGAACTTAAAAGGCTGCCCGATGATAGCGAAGCAGTATTAGAGAGCTATCAAAAAGAGTTTGAAAAAGCCGCGCTTGAGCACGCATTAAACCGGTTTCACGGACATAAACAGAAAGCCGCACTGTGGCTGGGGTGGGGCCGGAACACGCTGACCCGAAAACGGAAAAATCTGCTAAAGTAA
- a CDS encoding response regulator transcription factor — MRHSVLLIDDDSEMSVMLTELFKRESVDLTTAEDGVKGLDEALNGDYELILLDVMLPGIDGMQLLQRLRQQHRDTAVLMLTARGDDDDRVMGLELGADDYLPKPFNPRELIARVKALLRRTPNTTMQSERLSVCGINLDPATTEVHCDGSELILTPTEFDILRCLMQQAGHMVSKDQLSVAALGRKMEPFDRSLDVHISNIRKKLPTKPDRIQTIRGRGYRLLASL, encoded by the coding sequence ATGAGACATTCAGTACTACTCATTGATGATGATAGCGAAATGTCCGTCATGCTGACGGAGTTGTTTAAGCGTGAATCTGTCGATCTGACGACCGCTGAAGACGGCGTGAAAGGACTTGATGAAGCATTAAACGGTGACTATGAACTGATTCTACTGGACGTTATGTTGCCGGGAATTGACGGTATGCAGTTGCTGCAACGCCTTCGTCAACAACACCGTGACACCGCCGTGTTAATGCTGACCGCGCGTGGTGACGACGACGACCGGGTTATGGGACTTGAATTAGGTGCAGACGACTACCTGCCAAAACCTTTTAACCCCAGAGAACTGATTGCGCGCGTTAAAGCGCTGCTACGCCGTACGCCAAACACGACTATGCAGAGTGAACGCCTGTCGGTATGTGGCATTAATTTAGATCCTGCCACAACCGAAGTGCATTGTGATGGCTCTGAACTGATTTTAACGCCCACTGAGTTCGATATTTTACGTTGTTTAATGCAGCAGGCTGGGCACATGGTCAGTAAAGATCAGCTGTCGGTAGCGGCGCTAGGCCGAAAAATGGAGCCTTTTGATCGCAGTTTAGATGTCCACATCAGTAATATTCGTAAAAAATTACCGACCAAACCTGATCGTATTCAAACCATTCGTGGTCGTGGGTATCGCTTACTTGCGAGTTTATGA
- a CDS encoding sensor histidine kinase, which yields MKTRRTRWYRSLTLRLLLVFWALLSVTAASGYLLAIWNKPKAELSPLKPEIYQTLQPLLSDALTFHSLQPGRLIAGDYRVAAQLSNTGSEKLLMDELLRIKHGSTLLRMLGQEQPQQIPLDERLLMGPFELNGNKILVTRPLGPEEYVDKEQLEQESMQARALTVIIGSGVLAILLGIWLIRPIRRMILGMREVAKGSAKPDLKRLPKRSDEVGELARALSQTALDLAKSRDAQRRLLSDVSHELRSPMARMQVALDLTETDVSQEDPNWQQLRRDTERLSVIIERILSLSRLENGLIELNKEALDSGELVQQLINDMCYQKPEVEERLVKLGDAWPEVETDAELFRLVLENIVRNALHYTENNVELACEVGRDNICVIIRDHGPGVEESTLEKLFEPFYRGDPARHHKAGVGLGLALSQRAAVVLGGSLTARNHPEGGLEVVLELPKR from the coding sequence ATGAAAACACGACGCACGCGGTGGTATCGGTCATTAACGTTAAGGTTGCTGCTGGTTTTCTGGGCGCTGCTGTCAGTGACTGCCGCCAGCGGCTACCTTTTGGCTATTTGGAACAAACCTAAGGCGGAGCTTTCTCCGCTTAAACCTGAAATATACCAAACCTTGCAACCGCTTTTGAGCGACGCGCTAACCTTTCACTCCCTGCAGCCCGGACGCCTCATTGCCGGTGATTACCGAGTCGCTGCGCAATTGTCGAATACCGGTAGCGAAAAACTCCTGATGGATGAACTGTTGCGCATTAAACACGGTTCAACGTTATTGCGAATGTTAGGTCAGGAACAACCGCAGCAAATTCCCCTCGACGAACGATTGTTGATGGGTCCCTTCGAGCTTAATGGCAATAAAATACTGGTGACACGACCATTAGGCCCAGAGGAATACGTCGATAAAGAGCAACTTGAACAAGAGTCGATGCAGGCGCGGGCACTGACCGTCATTATCGGCAGTGGCGTGTTGGCTATTTTGTTAGGTATTTGGCTTATTCGCCCTATTCGCCGAATGATATTAGGTATGCGCGAAGTGGCAAAAGGCAGTGCGAAGCCTGATTTAAAGCGACTACCAAAGCGCAGCGACGAAGTGGGTGAGCTGGCACGGGCGTTGTCTCAAACTGCATTGGATTTGGCAAAATCGAGAGACGCTCAACGCCGACTTTTAAGCGATGTGTCACACGAACTGCGTTCGCCAATGGCGCGTATGCAGGTTGCTCTGGACTTAACCGAAACCGACGTAAGTCAGGAAGACCCGAACTGGCAGCAACTGCGCAGAGACACGGAGCGGCTGAGCGTCATTATAGAGCGTATTTTGTCGCTATCTCGTTTGGAAAACGGCTTAATAGAACTGAACAAAGAGGCTCTGGACAGTGGCGAACTGGTACAGCAGTTGATAAACGATATGTGCTATCAGAAGCCTGAGGTTGAAGAACGTTTAGTGAAACTCGGTGATGCCTGGCCAGAAGTGGAAACCGATGCGGAGCTATTCCGTTTGGTACTTGAGAATATTGTACGTAATGCGCTGCATTACACTGAGAATAACGTTGAGCTCGCTTGTGAAGTGGGCCGTGACAATATTTGTGTGATAATTCGAGATCACGGTCCGGGCGTGGAGGAGTCAACGCTTGAGAAACTGTTTGAACCCTTCTACCGGGGCGATCCGGCTCGCCATCATAAAGCGGGGGTCGGACTTGGCTTGGCTCTCAGTCAAAGAGCAGCGGTTGTACTTGGCGGGAGCTTGACCGCCAGAAACCACCCTGAAGGCGGACTGGAAGTCGTGCTAGAATTGCCAAAACGGTAA
- a CDS encoding alpha/beta hydrolase yields the protein MSLNDLVKQKPSDDSPNWRAFFDETIVPFWDTEVQSAYFKTEDGLTLHYAFYKHSADAPLVVISPGRIESALKYQELFWELAQYGLSVAAIDHRGQGLSDRLTSNPHQGHVDDFNDFVRDFAIFSSELQKLFGDAPKTLFSHSMGGTIATLYCANYQHSYRSLILSAPMFSIETGGVPYWLAKLVVCVGARVNRWFARPWYFLGMKNYQRLAFEDNVLTQSPARYDAFRDGYDAQPELKLGGPTFNWLFEAIKASEAAQNVVNKIGIPVTLFRASSDQVVSKTGQLAVAAKATEERFTLRTIEGAYHELMMEKDEYRAPVLRAIVEQTLPLLQQSQDPCEQ from the coding sequence ATGTCGCTAAACGACCTTGTAAAACAAAAACCTTCCGATGATTCGCCTAATTGGCGAGCATTTTTTGATGAGACTATTGTGCCTTTCTGGGACACAGAGGTTCAGTCGGCGTACTTTAAAACTGAAGATGGACTCACCCTACATTATGCGTTTTATAAACACAGCGCAGATGCACCTTTGGTTGTTATTAGTCCGGGTCGTATTGAGTCGGCGTTAAAATACCAGGAGCTGTTTTGGGAATTAGCACAATACGGGCTGTCCGTCGCAGCTATCGATCATCGTGGTCAAGGGTTGTCGGATCGTTTAACGAGTAATCCACATCAAGGACATGTCGACGACTTTAATGACTTCGTTCGTGACTTTGCTATTTTTTCTTCTGAACTTCAGAAGCTCTTTGGGGATGCGCCTAAAACGCTATTCTCGCACTCAATGGGCGGAACCATAGCGACTTTGTATTGCGCAAATTACCAACACAGTTATCGCTCGCTTATTTTGTCAGCGCCTATGTTCTCAATTGAAACTGGCGGTGTGCCATATTGGTTAGCGAAGCTGGTTGTTTGTGTGGGGGCTCGGGTGAACCGATGGTTTGCCCGACCTTGGTACTTTTTGGGCATGAAAAATTATCAGCGCCTTGCGTTTGAAGACAATGTGCTGACACAAAGCCCGGCGCGGTATGATGCTTTTCGTGATGGTTATGACGCTCAGCCGGAGTTGAAGCTTGGAGGCCCGACGTTTAATTGGCTGTTTGAAGCAATAAAAGCCTCAGAAGCGGCTCAGAACGTGGTCAATAAAATTGGTATTCCGGTGACATTATTCCGTGCTAGTTCTGATCAGGTTGTTTCTAAAACGGGGCAGCTGGCGGTCGCCGCAAAGGCCACAGAAGAACGCTTCACCTTAAGAACAATAGAGGGGGCGTATCACGAGCTAATGATGGAAAAAGACGAGTACCGTGCACCCGTACTGCGCGCTATCGTTGAGCAGACCCTTCCACTATTGCAACAATCTCAGGATCCATGTGAACAATAA
- the fieF gene encoding cation efflux pump FieF: protein MPKQKNYQQNYAFWVRLASASSVIVAATLIAIKLFAWLQTESASMLASLTDSILDSGASIFSFFAIRYALQPADEEHRFGHGKAESLAAMAQSAFIAGSSMLLVFHSVQQLLQGGGVPKAGYGIIVSIIAIVITAVLIVIQRIAIRQTQSQAIQADNLHYQSDILLNLAVIVALLLTSMGWFWADSVFAIGIALYLIVGAIKIGWDAFQSLMDRELSEEHQKQISEITLSVDGVKGFHGLRTREAGPVRFIQLHIELDNRLSLLRAHAIADNVETELMKAFPGADIIVHMDPEIVAIVEGSAQR, encoded by the coding sequence GTGCCAAAGCAGAAAAATTATCAGCAAAACTACGCTTTCTGGGTTCGCTTAGCCAGCGCTTCGTCGGTTATAGTGGCAGCCACCCTCATTGCAATAAAGCTGTTTGCTTGGTTACAAACCGAATCTGCGAGTATGCTGGCTTCCTTAACGGATTCAATTCTTGATAGCGGCGCGTCTATTTTCAGCTTTTTTGCCATTCGCTATGCACTTCAGCCGGCAGATGAGGAACATCGCTTTGGTCACGGTAAGGCTGAATCTCTGGCAGCTATGGCGCAAAGTGCCTTTATTGCAGGCTCCAGTATGTTATTAGTCTTTCACAGTGTGCAGCAATTGTTGCAAGGTGGGGGTGTGCCTAAGGCGGGTTATGGCATTATCGTTTCTATTATCGCCATTGTGATTACGGCAGTGCTGATAGTGATTCAACGTATTGCTATAAGACAAACCCAGTCACAAGCCATCCAGGCCGATAACCTGCATTACCAGTCCGATATTTTGCTGAACCTGGCGGTCATTGTTGCGCTGCTACTGACCAGCATGGGGTGGTTCTGGGCAGACAGCGTTTTTGCCATTGGCATAGCACTATATCTAATTGTTGGTGCAATAAAAATTGGCTGGGATGCCTTTCAGTCACTCATGGATCGCGAACTCTCAGAAGAGCATCAAAAGCAGATTTCGGAAATCACGCTGTCTGTTGACGGGGTTAAAGGGTTTCACGGTTTAAGAACTCGCGAGGCCGGACCCGTTCGTTTTATCCAGCTCCATATTGAGCTTGACAACCGTTTGTCACTATTGAGAGCCCATGCTATTGCCGATAACGTTGAGACCGAATTAATGAAAGCTTTTCCGGGAGCCGACATTATTGTTCACATGGATCCTGAGATTGTTGCAATAGTGGAAGGGTCTGCTCAACGATAG
- the trmL gene encoding tRNA (uridine(34)/cytosine(34)/5-carboxymethylaminomethyluridine(34)-2'-O)-methyltransferase TrmL, whose product MLHLVLFEPEIPPNTGNVIRLSANTGMRLHLIEPLGFELDEKKVRRAGLDYHDLAAVSIHESWQAFLSNVEYNRIFACTTKGETRYTDVQYQPNDVLLFGPETRGLPMTVLETFSSENWLRLPMADTSRSLNLSNSVAIFAYEAWRQLNFAGAR is encoded by the coding sequence ATGCTGCATTTAGTTTTATTTGAGCCGGAAATACCGCCTAACACCGGCAATGTCATACGTTTGTCCGCGAACACGGGCATGCGACTGCATTTAATAGAGCCGTTAGGTTTTGAGCTGGATGAAAAGAAAGTACGGCGTGCGGGACTGGATTACCACGACTTGGCAGCTGTGAGCATTCATGAGAGCTGGCAGGCGTTTTTGTCTAACGTTGAATACAATCGCATTTTCGCCTGTACGACAAAGGGCGAGACGCGCTATACCGACGTTCAATATCAGCCAAATGATGTGTTGTTGTTTGGGCCGGAGACTCGAGGTCTGCCAATGACGGTGCTGGAAACGTTTTCGTCGGAAAACTGGTTGCGCTTGCCAATGGCTGATACCAGCCGCAGCTTAAATTTGTCGAACTCAGTGGCAATTTTTGCTTATGAAGCGTGGCGTCAGCTTAACTTTGCGGGGGCTCGCTAA
- a CDS encoding ABC transporter substrate-binding protein: MKLIVRVASVALLATLFSGLSMAQEKLTFRAPDESAFTNYVTAVLEEAYRELGIQLNYIDLPRVRGEQLAAEGTIAGELGRTTALENKRHELRRVPFPLFTFDILAVTDRRQCGYCRPGHYDSLAYVNGMDSITAVVKQLSKPPSVVTPTDLEQVVKLVEAGRVDAAFIADFQYQGSVLSKNPNFITHRLSIEQGFHYLNEEHARLIPQLTYQLQKLKESGRIEELQKAYGVHTAPPAQPLDPSKPVVVLGPVQKGLTNADGTGKLWAFAKRVFPEMAELHPVVTSWQRAKQMIQEARADALLGVRANQRIPNTILSKYHVGYDDSLYLFSLDEQNEGPICLSGPRFIEDLVDTQRPFYRADSSLDCFALLDMGRVNAVVDYRSNLPDWTEKPYKQELIAEPSPLFVAFPDTQRGRSLKRAFDNYVFNNVSEPPQS, encoded by the coding sequence ATGAAGCTCATCGTGCGAGTCGCATCAGTAGCACTACTGGCTACCTTATTTTCGGGTCTTTCAATGGCCCAGGAAAAGCTCACTTTCCGTGCGCCGGACGAGAGTGCCTTTACCAACTATGTTACCGCTGTGCTCGAAGAAGCGTACCGTGAACTTGGTATTCAACTTAACTATATAGACCTGCCGCGGGTGCGAGGTGAGCAGTTAGCCGCCGAAGGAACCATTGCCGGGGAGCTCGGCAGAACAACTGCTTTAGAAAACAAGCGGCACGAACTACGACGCGTTCCTTTTCCACTATTCACGTTTGACATCCTGGCAGTTACCGACCGACGTCAGTGTGGTTATTGTCGCCCGGGACACTATGACAGCCTGGCGTACGTTAACGGCATGGATTCAATTACTGCCGTCGTCAAACAGCTTTCGAAACCGCCCTCTGTTGTCACGCCAACCGATTTAGAGCAAGTAGTAAAACTGGTTGAGGCTGGTCGAGTAGACGCCGCCTTTATAGCGGACTTCCAGTATCAGGGGTCTGTGCTGAGCAAAAACCCTAACTTTATTACTCACCGACTCTCTATCGAACAAGGCTTTCATTACCTAAACGAAGAGCACGCCCGGCTTATTCCTCAACTGACGTACCAGCTGCAAAAACTGAAAGAAAGTGGCCGTATTGAAGAGCTGCAAAAGGCCTATGGTGTTCATACAGCGCCTCCCGCACAGCCACTCGACCCATCGAAGCCTGTGGTTGTTTTGGGACCTGTTCAAAAAGGATTAACTAACGCAGACGGTACAGGCAAATTGTGGGCATTTGCAAAGCGCGTCTTTCCAGAAATGGCAGAGTTGCATCCGGTTGTTACCAGCTGGCAGCGGGCTAAGCAAATGATTCAGGAGGCTCGCGCCGATGCCCTGTTAGGCGTTCGAGCCAACCAACGCATTCCCAATACCATTTTGTCAAAGTATCACGTTGGCTATGACGACAGTCTTTATCTGTTTAGTCTGGACGAACAAAATGAAGGGCCTATTTGCCTATCGGGGCCACGATTCATTGAAGATCTGGTCGATACGCAACGGCCGTTTTACCGAGCAGACAGCTCTCTCGACTGTTTTGCATTATTAGACATGGGCCGGGTCAACGCTGTTGTTGATTACCGAAGCAACTTACCTGACTGGACTGAAAAACCCTATAAGCAAGAATTAATTGCGGAGCCGAGTCCACTTTTCGTTGCATTTCCCGATACACAGCGCGGTCGCTCGTTAAAGCGTGCATTCGACAATTATGTCTTTAATAACGTTAGCGAGCCCCCGCAAAGTTAA